In Heterodontus francisci isolate sHetFra1 chromosome 46, sHetFra1.hap1, whole genome shotgun sequence, a single window of DNA contains:
- the LOC137356953 gene encoding small ribosomal subunit protein bS21m-like, translated as MAAHARFVSRTVMVRGSEVEAAYRTLTRILTTDGIIDEAKRRRYYEKPCRKRIRENYENCRRIYNMEMARKLAFLMRKNRQDPWLGC; from the exons ATGGCGGCTCACGCTCGCTTCGTGTCGCGGACGGTGATGGTTCGGGGCAGCGAAGTGGAGGCGGCCTACCGGACCCTGACCCG GATCCTGACCACAGATGGGATTATCGATGAGGCAAAACGCAGGCGCTACTACGAGAAGCCGTGTAGGAAACGCATCCGCGAGAACTACGAGAATTGCCGGCGCATCTACAACATGGAGATGGCCAGGAAGCTGGCTTTCCTGATGAGGAAGAACCGTCAGGACCCCTGGCTGGGCTGCTAG